A single Lactuca sativa cultivar Salinas chromosome 8, Lsat_Salinas_v11, whole genome shotgun sequence DNA region contains:
- the LOC111903430 gene encoding uncharacterized protein LOC111903430, giving the protein MASSNMILKLLVDKRLQKVLYAEASKEFVDLLFHIFALPLGTLIKFPSSKQMVGCLGKLKESIETLNQTHLQPDHDKPSASKAKTLFMCSYAPGSIPFDGYGFCGLRHVSDHQDARCLHCGRLMNVPMTFVRWPSTEEAVVKETATYMVMDDLVVKPMSTITSITLINNYGVKDLSQLEEIALPFGKDEAFELLKTSLMTDQVLTTLFRHIKEA; this is encoded by the exons ATGGCTTCTTCAAACATGATTCTTAAGCTTTTGGTTGACAAGAGACTCCAGAAAGTCTTATATGCAGAAGCAAGCAAGGAGTTCGTGGATCTTCTTTTCCACATCTTCGCTTTACCTCTTGGCACACTCATCAAGTTCCCGAGCTCCAAACAAATGGTGGGTTGCTTAGGTAAACTTAAAGAAAGCATCGAAACCCTTAATCAAACCCACCTTCAACCAG ACCATGATAAGCCCTCTGCATCAAAAGCAAAAACACTCTTCATGTGTAGCTATGCTCCAGGTTCAATACCCTTTGATGGGTACGGGTTTTGTGGACTTAGGCATGTGAGTGATCATCAAGATGCTCGGTGTCTGCATTGTGGTCGTTTGATGAATGTCCCAATGACGTTCGTTAGGTGGCCTAGTACTGAAGAAGCTGTGGTGAAGGAGACTGCTACTTATATGGTGATGGATGACCTTGTAGTGAAGCCAATGTCCACCATCACAAGCATTACTCTCATCAATAACTATGGTGTGAAGGATTTGAGCCAGCTTGAGGAGATAGCATTGCCTTTTGGAAAAGATGAG GCATTTGAGCTGCTGAAGACATCTTTGATGACCGATCAAGTACTAACAACTCTATTTCGGCACATAAAAGAAGCTTAA
- the LOC111903394 gene encoding uncharacterized protein LOC111903394, with the protein MVPETQATPPPQRRKGKKQAHEGVAQPGRQKPTHMGSTRRASFERIREELGKCDNYRTKHQLNSKFREIAKGVSKINEFYNNLKTQRKSGQGDEEILQEALQFYLEEAGKPFKWHYCWKLLVRSRRWKKYEPNFIFGVQESKRKKTGSNGYTTSSDAWVGLDLNQDDEHELEEIVRPIGKDKAKRKEKGTSSSASNFSVDIDEMRKITSSFDRYNLNFSERLTFNKEKEETRKKERAERQEMEDMKFLMENVDHFSGSALKLVMKKREKIMKKYFPYVIVGLFDF; encoded by the exons ATGGTTCCCGAAACTCAAGCAACACCACCACCACAAAGACGTAAAGGGAAAAAACAAGCGCACGAGGGTGTCGCACAGCCGGGAAGACAAAAGCCGACACACATGGGTTCCACACGAAGAGCTAGTTTTG AACGAATTCGAGAGGAGCTAGGAAAATGTGACAACTACCGTACGAAACATCAACTTAATTCGAAGTTTCGAGAAATAGCAAAGGGGGTTTCAAAAATAAACGAGTTTTACAACAACCTAAAAACCCAACGAAAAAGTGGCCAAGGCGACGAAGAAATACTTCAAGAAGCGTTGCAGTTTTACCTTGAGGAAGCCGGAAAACCATTCAAGTGGCACTATTGTTGGAAATTATTGGTCCGAAGTCGTAGGTGGAAAAAATATGAgccaaattttatttttggagtcCAGGAATCAAAGCGAAAGAAAACAGGTTCTAATGGTTACACAACCTCCTCCGATGCTTGGGTCGGTCTAGATTTAAATCAGGACGACGAACACGAGCTAGAAGAAATTGTCCGCCCAATAGGTAAGGACAAAGCGAAGAGAAAGGAAAAAGGGACTTCTTCGAGTGCATCTAATTTTAGTGTGGACATTGACGAAATGCGAAAGATAACATCGTCGTTTGATCGATATAATCTAAATTTCTCCGAACGTTTGACTTTcaacaaagaaaaagaagaaacaagGAAAAAGGAGCGGGCGGAGAGACAAGAAATGGAGGACATGAAGTTTTTAATGGAAAACGTCGATCATTTCTCGGGATCGGCTCTCAAGCTCGTGATGAAGAAAAGggaaaaaattatgaaaaaatattTTCCGTATGTCATTGttggtttgtttgatttttag